Below is a genomic region from Ferrovum sp. PN-J185.
AGGGCTGATATAGCCTAAACCTTGGCCAACGCCACCGACAATACCGCTTAACCACAGTAGCCATAGTTGATGGTAAATGACACCAATTCCGCCTAATACAAGACCACCACCCCAGGTTATAGCAGCAATAAAACCAGCCTTACGTGGGCCTGCATGTTCTAACCAGCCACCCCAAATAAAAGCAGCAATACCCAATACTGCAATAAATAACTCAAAAATGGGTGTGACCATAGGGATGGTCCAGTTACAGGTTGTGGTAAATAACATATCCCACGTACTTAAGTTTTTACATGCTAGTGCATCTGCATTGGGCAATAGATTGACCATTGGTTTCCAAAATACGGAGAAACCATAAGACATGCCAATACAGAGGTGAATGGCTAAAGCAGCCGGGGGCACCAGCCAACGATTAAATTTTGGACCTGCGATAGTCCTTGCTCTATCTAGGGCGCTCCAATTCATCTTCTACCTCCTAAATTTTTTACAAGTTTTTTAACAAACAGCGATTACAAAATTTGTGACACTTGGCTAAATGAGAGCCTTGGGCCACGTGGATGGGTTGCTGAATGATCAGCAATACCCAAATTTATTAAAAAGTTAGCTTTAAGACGGCCGTCCGGGAAAAAAGTGCCATTAACAACGTCAGCATTAAATCCTGACATGGGGCCAACGTCTAAACCTAGAGCCCTGGCTGCAAGCATAAAATAGGCTCCTTGCAGACTGCTATTACGGAAAGCAACTTGGTCGGCAAGAATAGTGTTCTTGTCATATAGTGATTTGGCATCATAAGCTGGAAATAATTCAGGCAAATGCTCAAAAAAGTGAGTGTCATAAGCCAATATCACGGTTACAGGGGCTGATTGCACTTGAGCAACGTTACCCGGTGACAGAGCCGGTATGAGTTTTGAGCGCGCCTCGTCTGTTGTTAAAAACACATAACGTGCCGGGCAAGAATTGAAGGCGGTAGGTGCCCATTGAGTTAAGTTAACCAATTTTTCAAGAATACCCTCTGGTACAGGTTCTCTCTTGAAAGCATGTGCTGTTCGTGCCTTAACGAATAATTGATCTAGAGCCTCTTGGGCCAGTCCAAAATGATTCATTTTGTGCTCCAAGGTTAAATTAACTGAACAGACTACCCGAGTTTTTAGACTGACTCAAGAATAATTTTGTATTGAGTATTTGATAGAATAGCTACAGCATCTCTTTTTTAAATAAAAATGTTGAGGAATGAATGAGTTACGATCTTTATTATTGGACTACGCCGAATGGACATAAAGTCACCCTATTTTTGGAAGAAACAGGGTTAAATTATCGTTTAATTCCAATTAACATAAGTATAGGTGATCAATTTCAACCTGATTTCTTGAAAATCGCCCCCAACAATCGCATCCCCGCATTAGTAGACCATGATCCACAAGGGGGAGGGCAAGCCATTTCTATTTTTGAGTCCGGTGCAATCCTTCTCTATCTCGCAGAAAAAACAGGTTATTTCCTTTCAAAAGAAATACGTCAGCGAACCGAAGTATTGCAATGGTTATTTTGGCAGATGGCAGGGTTAGGCCCTATGGCTGGACAGAATCATCATTTTGTTCAATATGCTCCTGAGAAAATACCCTATGCGATGACACGCTACATCAACGAGACCAATCGTCTTTATGGGGTATTGAATAAACGTTTGGCAGATCGCCAATTTGTGGCCGGTAATGACTACTCAATTGCCGATATGGCCATTTATCCTTGGATTGTGCCCTATGAGAGACAACAGCAAGACATTAACGAGTTCCCTCATTTAAAAAGATGGTTTGAAAGCATCGCACAACGCCCTGCAACGATTAAAGCCTATGACAGAGCAAAGGAAGTTAATACAACACCTACAGTCACTGAAGAGGCCAAGAAAATCTTATTCGGGCAACGTGCAACTTAATCATTTACTTTTTTAAACGGGGCGTGTTCATTGAGTTCGGAGTGGTAATGTTCAATATGACGCCCCTCCCGTTGGAGAAAATCTTCCACGGCTTGTGCAAAGCGTTGGTCTCGTAAATGATGAAAAGAGCGTGTTCTTATGGGAGACAGGCCACGCGCTAGCTTGTGTTCGCCTTGTGCCCCACCCTCAAAAACGGCTATTTTTTGTTGAATACAAAAGGCAATGCTTTGGTAATAGCAGGTTTCAAAGTGTAGACCAGGGATATATGTCACAGCACCCCAATAGCGCCCATAAGCCCGTTCTTGATTAAATAAATTCAGTGCGCAGGCAATCATTTGGTTGTTGTGATACGCCACGATTAAGCAACAATGAATGAGCCCAGTTGCTAAAAAATGCTCGAAAAAACGGTGGTTTAAATAGGGGGTAGAACCATGTTGTTGATAGGTGTTTTGATAACACTGTTCAAAAAAGTACCAGTGCTCGCTAGTAATGTTAGAACCTGTTAACCAAGAAAAAGTAATACCTTGATCTTGAATTTTCTTTCTTTCTTGTTTAATTTTTTTTCGTTTGTCATGATTCATTGATCCTAGAAACTCATCAAAGCTTTCATAATTATTGTTCTGCCAATGAAATTGCACTCCCTCTCGCGCAAGAAAACCTGATCGAGACAGTAGTTCGCCATCTCTTTCGTTGGGGAATAGGCAATGGATGGATGAGAGCTGAGAGTCTTCTTCGAGTTCAAGTAAACGAACCACCAGTTGTTCACGAATGCTCTCATCTTGAGATAGAATGCGAGGACCCATAACAGGCGTGAAGGGGATGGCTACTAATAATTTAGGATAGTAGGGTTGACCTAGTTGTTCGTAAGCCTCAGCCCACGCCCAATCAAATACATATTCGCCATAAGAGTGTCCCTTTAAGTAACAGGGGATAGCTCCCACGCAATGCTGATTATCCCAAGCGGTTAAATATAACATGCCCCAACCTGTCTTAGCGTGCACGCTGCCGCTGTCGTGCATGGCTTTCAGAAAATCATAATTAAGAGTGGGATTATTCTCTGTAATAGTTTGCCAGTCTTCCTTGCTAATACGATCCAAAGACTGAGTGATGTCATATTTAATGGTTGTCATAGGTGAATGTATCGTGAAAATTCGTAATGCGTCCTGTGTCTTTAGCGCTGTAACCGTTTAACTGATCCATGGCTTTGAGAAACTCCGCATCATGCAAAATAGATAAGATGGGAATAAAACGGTTGTCATTTAATAGCGATTCATTACATACGTAAAAATAACGTTCAGTAAACAAGGGAATAAAATCAAGATCAAAGAGCTTGGCTGCCGTCTCCACACCTAAGCCAACATCTGCTTTCCCGCTTGCAATGTAAGCACCAATGGCGGCATGGGTATACTCGGTGTTGCCATACCCCCTGATGGCGTTGATAGATAGATTGTGTTTTTTTAACAACATATCAAGAATAACTCTCGTTCCCGCACTTGGTTGGCGGTTAACAAACATAATATCTGGTCTAACAAGATCATTAATAGTATGAATATTCTTAGGGTTGTTTTTAGCAACAATAAGGCCTTGATGACGTTTGGCTAACTCAATAAAACGTATATCTTCAGGAAAATTAGCGTTAATGAGCTTAAGATAAGGTTGCTCAAGTTCACCTAATGGGACGTGAAAACCTGCAATGTCACAAATTTGGCGGTTAAATGCATCAATAGATTCTTTGCTGCCACGATAATTAAAATCCAGTTCAATATGGCGTTGATTGAGAAATTCATTGAGCAGGGCTACAGCGAAGCCGTGACTTGCAAATAAACGTAATACCCGTCTTGTACGACGTGTTAGGGCCTCAATGTCTTCACTGATTTCTGAGCTGATACTCTCTAAGAGAGGACCGAGCCTCGCTTCGGTGAGTTTATCTGCCCATACCAGTTTTTTACCCAGCTCAGTTAATCTTGACCCGCGTCCTGGTACGCTTTCAAGGATGGCGCCGCCAAAAATTGCTTGGGCTTGCTCAATGAGATTCCAAGCATGACGATAAGATAAACCGATTAATTGGCTCGCCTCTTTCATATTATGTTGCTCTTCAATGGCTCTTAATAATTTGAGAGTTCTTGATAGAGGGAAATTTTCTCCCTCGGTAGGATCAAATAAATGGAACTCAGGCAGGATATTGATTTTCAAAGTGATACTCCCCTTAGAGTAATTAGTCTCTTATTTAAGTGAAATAAATTGCAATTATAGTCGCTATAAGTTTTTCTTTTAATTCGATTGACTTCTTGTGTTAATGGGGATAACCTAGGAAAACATTACGGGATTGTTGCACAGAGTGTCAAGAACTATTTGCAATTAAGTGCAACAACTAACAAATTATTAAAGGAGGAATCCTTGGATACAGTTGAGTTTCATCATGAATCTGTTATACGCCAAGCGGCAGAACGCTACCGCGATGTGCCGGGCGCATTACTACCTATCCTGCATCATATTCAGGACACAATAGGATTCATTCCAAATCAAACAGCATCAGAACTCTCACCCATTCTTAACTTATCGCGCGCTGAGATTCATGGTGTTATTACTTATTACCATCATTTCAAACAAACTGCTCCTGCTAAGCATACTGTTGCCATATGTCAGGCTGAAGCCTGCCAAGCTAGAGGCTGTCGTTCTTTAACTAAAGACGCTACAGCCATGTTAGCTGGTGATCATGATTGGCACATTGAGCACGCTTATTGTTTGGGTTTATGTGCCACAGGGCCTGCTATTGAAATTAATGGTCAACTCAAAGCTCACGTTACCAGTGAGAAGCTACAAAAGTGGATAAAAGACGCTAAGGAGAACGCATGAAACATACCGTTTTTATTCCCTGTGATTCAGCTGCATTGGCTGCAGGAGCAGAAGAAGTAGCGCAAGAAATTGCTCGTCTTGCCAAAGAGGCTGGTGTTGAAATTAATATTAAGCGTAATGGGTCAAGAGGCCTATTTTGGTTGGAGCCTTTGGTAGAGGTAGAAGTTGATGGTATACGCCATGCTTATGGTCCAGTGAGCGTTGAGCAGGTGGCTGATTTATTTGCTGCTGACTTTTTAAACGCTGGAACACATGAGCTTTATCAAGGTGTGACCGAGGAAATTGAATACCTCAAAAACCAAGAAAGACTTACCTTTGCACGTATTGGTATCACTGAACCATTATCACTCCAAGACTATGAAAAGCACGATGGCTGGCAAGGCTTGAAAAAAGCGATCTCACTACA
It encodes:
- a CDS encoding NAD(P)H-dependent oxidoreductase subunit E — its product is MDTVEFHHESVIRQAAERYRDVPGALLPILHHIQDTIGFIPNQTASELSPILNLSRAEIHGVITYYHHFKQTAPAKHTVAICQAEACQARGCRSLTKDATAMLAGDHDWHIEHAYCLGLCATGPAIEINGQLKAHVTSEKLQKWIKDAKENA
- a CDS encoding malonic semialdehyde reductase, which codes for MNHFGLAQEALDQLFVKARTAHAFKREPVPEGILEKLVNLTQWAPTAFNSCPARYVFLTTDEARSKLIPALSPGNVAQVQSAPVTVILAYDTHFFEHLPELFPAYDAKSLYDKNTILADQVAFRNSSLQGAYFMLAARALGLDVGPMSGFNADVVNGTFFPDGRLKANFLINLGIADHSATHPRGPRLSFSQVSQIL
- a CDS encoding substrate-binding domain-containing protein, which codes for MKINILPEFHLFDPTEGENFPLSRTLKLLRAIEEQHNMKEASQLIGLSYRHAWNLIEQAQAIFGGAILESVPGRGSRLTELGKKLVWADKLTEARLGPLLESISSEISEDIEALTRRTRRVLRLFASHGFAVALLNEFLNQRHIELDFNYRGSKESIDAFNRQICDIAGFHVPLGELEQPYLKLINANFPEDIRFIELAKRHQGLIVAKNNPKNIHTINDLVRPDIMFVNRQPSAGTRVILDMLLKKHNLSINAIRGYGNTEYTHAAIGAYIASGKADVGLGVETAAKLFDLDFIPLFTERYFYVCNESLLNDNRFIPILSILHDAEFLKAMDQLNGYSAKDTGRITNFHDTFTYDNH
- a CDS encoding glutathione binding-like protein yields the protein MSYDLYYWTTPNGHKVTLFLEETGLNYRLIPINISIGDQFQPDFLKIAPNNRIPALVDHDPQGGGQAISIFESGAILLYLAEKTGYFLSKEIRQRTEVLQWLFWQMAGLGPMAGQNHHFVQYAPEKIPYAMTRYINETNRLYGVLNKRLADRQFVAGNDYSIADMAIYPWIVPYERQQQDINEFPHLKRWFESIAQRPATIKAYDRAKEVNTTPTVTEEAKKILFGQRAT
- a CDS encoding GNAT family N-acetyltransferase, whose amino-acid sequence is MTTIKYDITQSLDRISKEDWQTITENNPTLNYDFLKAMHDSGSVHAKTGWGMLYLTAWDNQHCVGAIPCYLKGHSYGEYVFDWAWAEAYEQLGQPYYPKLLVAIPFTPVMGPRILSQDESIREQLVVRLLELEEDSQLSSIHCLFPNERDGELLSRSGFLAREGVQFHWQNNNYESFDEFLGSMNHDKRKKIKQERKKIQDQGITFSWLTGSNITSEHWYFFEQCYQNTYQQHGSTPYLNHRFFEHFLATGLIHCCLIVAYHNNQMIACALNLFNQERAYGRYWGAVTYIPGLHFETCYYQSIAFCIQQKIAVFEGGAQGEHKLARGLSPIRTRSFHHLRDQRFAQAVEDFLQREGRHIEHYHSELNEHAPFKKVND